The genomic DNA tatttagcatctgctatattttagaaccTTTGATACTGTATACGCAGACCTTATGACGATACTGCAACATAAATACCTATCTTGTTGGGCTCACAGTCCTTTTTGAGAGTCTGATGACAGCTTTGGATCTTCTTTCCAGAAAAATTTCCTTATGCACATAATATTGCACACAGCTGCAGAGGTGGCTTCTAGAATCTACTGAAGCTTATCCTCTAGCAGTCCATGGACTCCGTGGTAAGAATTCCTGCCCTCTGCAACCTTTCGCAGCTGACTCTTCCATAGTGTTAAGAGGCCAGGCAAGTGGcggtggcggtggggggggggtctcacctcctttctttctcctcagaGAGAAATGTTTATACGGCTTAGGCTCCTGAAATTAACCAGATGTCTGTgaacattctttctttctctcttgtccGTAGGACTCCAAGGGAAGAATGCAGACGATTAAATGTGTGGTTGTGGGAGATGGGGCTGTAGGTAAGACCTGCCTCCTCATCAGTTACACGACAAACGCCTTTCCCGAGGAGTATATCCCTACTGTCTTTGACAACTATAGTGCCCAGACATCTGTGGACGGCCAGATCGTCAGCCTGAACCTGTGGGACACAGCCGGCCAAGAGGAGTATGACCGACTGCGAACACTCTCCTACCCCCAGACCAATATCTTCGTCATTTGTTTCTCCATTGGCAACCCATCTTCTTATGCCAATGTTAGGCATAAGTGGTACCCAGAGGTCTCCCATCATTGCCCCAATGTACCTGTTTTGCTGGTAGGCACCAAGAGGGACCTGCGAAGTGACATTGAGACAGTGAAGAAGCTGAAGGAACAGAGCCTAGTGCCCACAACTCCTCAGCAAGGCACTTCCCTGGCTAAGCAGGTGGGGGCTGTGAAGtatctggaatgttcagccctgATGCAGGATGGGGTCCATGAGGTATTTTCAGAAGCTGTCCGGGCTGTGCTTTACCCTGCCACAAAGAAGAACAGCAAGAAGTGTGTCCTCTTATAGCTTTTGGGGTGCTGCTTGGGGACTGCACCTAAGGAGAATAAGGGGGAATTCCTTTGACAGCATTTAACAATGCCAGCGTGAGCCACTTATCTCTTCCCCTGGAAACCCTAGACTCCAGGTTATTCAGCTTTTGGAGGAACAAAGAGAGGCTAGTTTGCACTTGGCTGCTTTGAAGTTTGGTCTGAACCTTTTGGAGGAAGTTTGAGagagtgagagtgtgtgtgtctcTCCTGTCGAAGTGGTAAGAGGAGATGCCACCAAGCGCTGTTCTTTTCTGTCCTGGCCAGGCCACGACTAAGCAGAGCAGCCTAGCGCTGTTGTTTGTAGGCTTTTGCTTGGCTGTTTGAAATCTAATTTCAGCGTTCCTGGCTGTATTTACCGTTGAGCAAGTGCCTCCCAGAAGGACAAGGTTCTCCAAGTTTTCAAATCATTGCCTTAAGCTTTCTGATATACTAATGTTTGGAAACCATCTTATGTGTGATTCCTGGGTGTTCCCAATGTTGACATGCTCTTTCCATTCTTGAGAGGAGATATTTTTGCAATAATGGTTAAGCAGCATTCCTAGAGTTCTGTGAGATGGTAATAGATGTTTCTTAAAAGGGTTCTGTGGTCAAATAAGGCAGGAACCAGTGATTTAAATAATGCCAAATAGTTTCTTCTACTGCAGGAAGTTATAACTTTTAATAAGTAtgcagtatttcccaaacttacttcactgaacttttgttttttggtcccATGCAACACACCTATTAACATCTCTGCGAACACAGTTTCAGAGATGCTGGATTACAAGGCACTGGGAATTCCCATGGCGGAGACTGTGAAAAAAGCATAATGTGATCCTGTTCTTTGTGCTGTTTCCCTCTTCATGCCTTTGAGAGGAATGTTTACCAGCCATGGCCTTGTTATTGGTTCCTCTTCCATCCTCAGGAGGTGGGTTTGGCACTTAGTCACGATAGTATATTGGTTGTGGGATCTGATGTTCAGATCTGCTCTCGGATTCTGCTAGCACAATAGGCACGGTGATGTGTAATGAACAGTCCCTCTGAAGAGCTGTGTCTCTGAGGCTTCTGTGTGGCTCTTTTTTCTCTCATCATCCTTCCGCTTGAAGGAAAGACCACTGAAGATTAACCCCCTAAATAAAACCAGTGAAACGACCAACGAAATAAAATGTCCTGCCAGTCACTGTCAGGGGATTCTGTGAATGCCTCTGATACTTCTCTTCTGCTGTCATTCCTCTGAGTCACTATAAAGACTACCTTGCTCTCTTCCTgttcctccctcctctgtgtatctccctgtgtgtgtgttcagCCCTGTGTGCCTTTTGAGGTTGCTCCAACAGGGCTGGGGTACGTTGGGTTTCCAGGCCGCAGGGCTGTCGTCGCCCTGGTGGCGGTGTTGCTGGAGTTGCTCAGTGGGCCTGCTGCTCCTTCTCCCTAGTTGTATTTTTGACCTTCCTCATTTGATATGGAAGGAAACCTTAACTCCTCTGCCTGGCAAATAGTGGTTGACAACTCCACTGTGCACATATCCTCTCACCCTGCCAGAATAGCGTGGGATTTTTGAGAGTTTGGGAAATGGAGCTAAAAGGAACACATACCTCCCCTTGGGGTGGGTGGAGTGCCTGAGCTTCGCTCTCCCCTTGGGGTGGGTGGAGTGCCTGAGCTTCGCTCTGTGATCATCTTGCTGTTGCCCTTTGACGGGATATGATCAGAGTAACCTCAGGCTAACTGAACCTCCTGGagagggttgccagataaaataccataatttttttagtataagtgcaatatttgggacacacttacactaaaaaatcatttgctgtttatctgaaattcaaatttaatggggcatcctgtatttttatttgctaaatctggcaacgcTACTCTTGGAGAACCTGGAACCTGGAGGTCAAATATCAAGTATTGATAGAAGATAAAAGgttatgtagggacttccctggtggtccagtgggtaagactctgcgctgccgatgcaggggtcccaggtttggtccctggtcggggaactagatcctgcctggcgcaactaagacccggtgcagccaaaataaataaataaataaatattttctaaaaatggttATGTAAATTCTctattcttcctccttttcttctggtTGCCTTTTCCCTCACGGTGgactagtgttttgttttctttttccttcatgacGGTACCCTCCACTCCACATAGTACTTCATTGGTGTATATTTCTACACTGCTGATTGTCTAAAGCTGTGGAGGATCCAGGATGAATACTGTTGTCCAGCACTTGCCTTCTATCTCAGGTCCAATGTACTGTATCTGTTTTCCAGTGTGTGACTCAGGGCCTCCTGAGGGTGGCAGGGATTCTGTATGAGAAGTGAGTCAACTAGAAGAGGGTGAGGGTGGACCTCCTCAACTAAGGCCCAGTAACACTTTGGAAAGTGGGGCTGCTGTTACAGTAACGTGGCCACCGTAGAAGTCAACTGGCTTCTGGGCACTGTGCCCACTGCCCTTGGGTAGAGTCACTGGGTTTTCCCAAAGGCAGCCAAATGAAAGTGTATTCCAGTCTCAGGATGTTCTGATTGATGCCACCTTGGGTGCTCACAGGACTTCATGGTTCAAAGGGGTTAGAAACATGGCTGTCACCTGGGTCTCTGAGAACTTTCTATTTAGCTACTGAAATCTTTTAAGTTGGATTTTAATTTAATAGTGCCTCCTGctctccctttgcctggcaaattCCCAAATGTAAGCCTGGGTTTGGTTTGGGCAAATTTGTGTCCTCTAATAAATGGAGGTGTGATCCACAAGTCTGAGAGAGTGGTTTTGTATTGGTCTGATTTAATAGTCTTAAGCATACACTGACATCTTGGTTTTTATACTTGAAAGGAATTTGTATGAAGACTAACATGCTAATATcacttttaaattattcataaGGAATGGTAATAAACTTTTCTGATTTTACTGGGTCCATTGCTTTCTAAAAATCAAAGCAAttcctcaccaccacccctttGCTTTGAGTGGTTTCTAAATGCTTTTCAGCTTGCAAAGGATGAAATAACTATAATTGTCATATTGCACATGGCACCTATGCGTAGCTGTGCTTATTTCTCTACATCAGATAATCAGGGTAAGGAACTGTCTGCCCTGCTAACATTGATTGTCTAGTTCCTGCCCACCCCCTACCTATTCATCCCCAGGATTTAGCTTCATTTCCTGGTTTTCAATAATGACAGACCAGTTAGTTCCCTGTTGGTGATTTTCCTCACTTATTACACTACATTCAGTAAACAATTATCAAGCTCCTACTGTGTTACAGGCTTGACTGTGCTAGGGGCTGGGTTGTGAAGATAAGatatatcatttaatattttttgcctCTTCCAGTTATCTCAGAAAAATCTCCTTCCCGTTTGTTATAAAAATgaactagggaattccctgctggtccagtggttaggactctgtgccttCACTGCTGAGGGAGTGGGTTTGAtctcctccccccccaaaaaaaccacaaagaaccACTCCCCCAATCCTGGCTGGCAACTGTAAATAGCGCTGGTACACTAGTAAGTGCACGAGTAAAGAAGTGCAAaaccatgttttttgttttattaaaaacagctttattgaggtataatttacatactgtacaattcacccatttcaagtacaatttaatgatttttagtaaatttactgagtcatgcaaccatcaccaaaatTAAGTTTgagaacacttccatcaccccaaagagaTCCCTCATGCGGTTAATCCCcgttcccacccccagccctaggcaaccactaatctttgtcttttctgaacatttcatataaacagaatcaaacaatACATGGGTATATAAcgaaaaagaagagataagaaCATactcatttgcatatatttgcaaaaagaaacacagcAAATACAAATAGCgaatcatgctgtacacctgaaactaatatgtgaATGTCAATTACGcctcaattgaaaaaaataataaacacaggaaggataaaccagaaattaatgaaaatggtTACAGGGAGTGGGTGACAATGGGGCAGAGAGCATAGGCATGGGAGCAAGACTTCTCTGGAAATAGCTTTTTATATAGTTTTGACTTTGAACCATgtaaaagtttacattttttaaaaataaaaattgtataaaatttttatcctttttattaaaaaggacAATAAAAGCAAATCCTAAAGTTGAATACAAACGGAAACAActccacagaggaaaaaaaagattcacgTAATTTTTAATAGGATATAGTCTAAGGACAGAAAACTGCAAAGAACTTCTGAACTTTACTTAGGTTAACTGTTGGTAGTGGTATTGGTCTTGTAATTCTGAAAAGAGTAATATATTGGTGTTAGGAACCAGAGTTTTCATTGTAAGAGAAGCAAGATACAAATATGAAATGGGGAACGGTGAGGGAGAACCCTGTGGTATTAGATTTGAATCGAAGGTATTAGTATAAAcgcattcattaaaaaatttttctctctccactgaAAGGGCCTACAAGCAATGATgccccagttttgttttgttttttttaaaaaatttatttatttggctgtggcgggtctcagttgcggcacgcgggatcttcgtggcggcgtgcgggatctttagctgcagcacgcgaactcttagttgtcgCATgtggatcgaacctgggccccctgcattgggagggcggagtcttagccgctggaccaccagggaagtcccgatgccCCACTTTCTAAACACCATtccccactaaaaggaaccagggctccttggagaaatggcttatATCAGATCCAGGACAGGGAATGCACAGagtgagcctggaacatcttgtgccaaaaagcaaggaagtgctcaaagacTAATTGGGGTCATGTCAAAAGGATACAGGAGCCAGAGTGAAGTGGTAACTATTGGACAAATTTGTAACAGTTTGAGGATCAAAAAGGATAATGATGCTGTTAGATTgtaacacattaaaataaaaatacaagaaaggacGTAAGAAAAGGGAAAGTTCTTTACTGAGTAAGTCCAGttaataaatatagaaggaattaagaattagaaaaatcaccCTTTTGCACTCTTCCAATATAATTGATTCAGGCAACGATCATCGACGGATGCTAAAACCTTTGGGTGCAAGGGCGATGGAGAACAGAATATTCACAGAATTTCAAAGTACCACCCCATAGGTTACTTactaatacaaaaggaaaaatgtgcCATTGCGATGGAGAGATCTGGTGGACACCACTTTTTTGAAGTGATCAAATTTAGCATCACCAACATTGGAACAACCTGACATTGTGCCTTCTGATGACCGGTAAGATATTTAACCGGAATCACTTTGAAGAAAAGATTAGACGAATTCAGCCTATAGAATATTTTCAAGACAACTTTCCTGGATTCTTCCAAATACGTAGTGTCATGcaacacaaagaaaaatgctGGTGGATTCTGGATTAAGAGACTAAAGGGAGATAAACAAATACAATGCATGAACCTTGAGTGGATCCCGGATTGAAATGTAAAATGCTCCAATTAGGACAATTGAGGAAATTTAAATACGGACTGTATGTTAAATGATATTGAATTAATGTTAAGTTTTAAAGATGTGCTAATGGTATTGTGGTTGTGTAGAAAAAAGTCTATTTTTAGGGGTGAAGAATCACGATATCTGTAACTCACTTTTAAATGgttcagggaaaaaaacctgttaaaattgtgggggctttcctggtggcgcagtggttgagaatctgcctgccaatgcaggggacatgggttcgagccctggtccgggaagatcccacatgccacggagcaactgggcccgtgagccacaactactgagcctgcgcgtctggggcctgtgctccacaacaagagaggccgcggtagtgagaggcccgcgcaccgcgatgaagagtggtccccgctcgccgccaactagagaaagcccccgcacagaaacgaagacccaacacagccataaataaataaataaataaataactttgaaaaaagttgcagttatctttaaaaaaaaatgttaaaattgtgAATCTAGGTGAAGGGTCGCCTGCTCGTTTTACTTATCTTTTACTTTCacatttcccccccaaaaaagggggGAGGAAATCCATTTCTACGGGTAAATGTCAATTCAAAACAACTAACTGCAAAGGTACCTTTGGCACACTGCCAGTTTCTCTTTCGAACGAAACAGTACAGGAGGAGACAACACAGACAAGAAAAACCGGTTCTAATCTTTACTTCCGTGTCCTGTGGCGTGGTTACGTGCGGTTACCAGGACGTAGATCACGTGACCTAGGAAGCGCTCCCCCCCAGTGCACTGAGACAGCTCCTGCTTAGGTAAGTGAAAGGGGGCGGGACCGAACATTTTCTTTGACTAACCGCTTTTCACAGATCCAGCCTCCTGATCGCGTATAGTCCAATCAAAAGCCTCTAGTAAGGTAGTGACACCAATTCTCCTTTCTCGTAGGACTGGCGGCCTTTCcggttccttttttctttattccgcaTCCGGTAGGGGCTGGTCACTGAACTCTGTGAGTCACTTCTGGGCGACATGGGTTTTTATTTCCGGCCTGTGGGGCGAAGCTGGGATTTGCTGTCCCTCGTAGCGGCTGCCGGCGCCGACGCCGCCATCATGTCAGACACGGACAGCGATGAAGATTCCGCTGGAGGCGGCCCATTTTCTTTAACCGGTTTCCTTTTCGGCAACATCAATGGAGCCGGGCAGCTGGAGGGGGAAAGCGTCTTGGATGATGTGAGGGGGTGGGCGTGGGGATAGGGCTGGGGGTGGATCGGCTAAGGAAAAGGTGGAGTGAGGAGAGTTGAGTGGTCTTAGGAACCGGAAAAAGAGGGCGATGCGGCCCTCCCTCAGTGAGAGGGCGCACTTAACGTACGCGAAGAGGACCAGAGAAGCAGTTGTCATGCCAGTAGATCGTGCAGTAACGGAGAGCGAGGGGGCTCAGTTTGGGCGAGGGTGGAGACAAGAGAGGAGAACAGTAGGCAAGCTCTGGGACGTCAGCGGCGCTGATATGGGTGGCTTTGGAGCTGGTTAGATGGAAAAATAGCAGCTTAACCTAGTGAGAGTGCTTTCAAACCTTTGCTACGAGAACCTTGGAGATTCTTGAAACTGCGTTTGTGCCACCGCTGACTAGAGGTGGCTCTAGAGCGagaggacaggacctgcaccaaaTCACGTGGTTCAGGTCCCAGTTCTTAGAACAGCCAATGTTCAAACCATCCGGGGCAGACCCCTTCTGGTCCCAGTGGACTTCTTACATAGTTTTCCCACCGTTCACTGACATTCATGAAATTGTTTCTTGTGCCTGACACTCACCTATCTTAAGTTCGTCTCCTCAAGGAGAAAATACTGACCAATATTCCTCATTCCCTGCAACACACAATAAAGACAGCAGTAAAGTTCTTGCCTTGCTTTCTCTGATCTGAATGATCTCAGTTTCCTTAGCCTTTATTCAGGCAACTGCTGTTCCATTTATTTAGTCTTGGTGGGGGTTCCTTGAATAATCTTTCCTTACATTAGTTTAAAGGATGGTGATGAAATTGGACATGATGTATTAATAAAGATCTGATCAATGTGGAGTTTAGTGGAAGATGTACTTTACAGTTCTCAGATAATGATGCTGCTTTTAGCACGCTGCCGAGTCGTTTTTCAGATGGATTTATAGCTTTGTCGTGGATCTGGGAAATAAGCCTTGTGGGTGTGGGAAACTTAGGTTTAGGTATTGTCTTTGATTGTGGTGCTGTCCCTTTTTCAGGAGTGTAAGAAGCACTTGGCAGGCTTGGGGGCTTTGGGTCTGGGCAGCCTGATCACTGAACTCACAGCAAATGAAGAATGGATTGGGACTGACGGTGCCCTGGTAAATGATGAAGtctgggtcattttttttttttttgggtctttttaaaaaatgtatttatttttggctgcgttgggtcttcgttgctgcgcacgggctttctctag from Balaenoptera acutorostrata chromosome X, mBalAcu1.1, whole genome shotgun sequence includes the following:
- the LOC103019676 gene encoding rho-related GTP-binding protein RhoG-like; the protein is MQTIKCVVVGDGAVGKTCLLISYTTNAFPEEYIPTVFDNYSAQTSVDGQIVSLNLWDTAGQEEYDRLRTLSYPQTNIFVICFSIGNPSSYANVRHKWYPEVSHHCPNVPVLLVGTKRDLRSDIETVKKLKEQSLVPTTPQQGTSLAKQVGAVKYLECSALMQDGVHEVFSEAVRAVLYPATKKNSKKCVLL